In the genome of Mercurialis annua linkage group LG8, ddMerAnnu1.2, whole genome shotgun sequence, the window tttgatgaaattataaaataagagCTCAAACATATTAAAGAAAATTCATCAAAACAGTCGAAATTGACGTTAGTCAACCTTAAGGAAGCGGAAAAATGGTAATAATAGGTTTGAAATGTGCCgcgaaagaaaaatgaaaagtcaatttttttatattttggttgacatttggttgattttcagttgatttttagttgatttgcggttgacatttaatttatttttaaaatttagcatAATTACATAAGAAAAATTTCAGcaaattaaagataaatattaaagataaacTCGTGAAGAAAGTCATGGCCTTATATAGAACAATGATTAAAGCTCTAAATCCAACATATTCAGAACATGAACCCTTAATGAGGACACAAACACCCATTTAACTTGAAAATGAATCAAAAATCCATCATAAAGATgcacaaaaaaagaaaaataacaaaagctgcaaatttatatttaatttatattgagttgacatttaatttacttttagttgacatttagattatattaaattacgCCGAGTTTACTTTACTTTATATAGACTTTGTACAATAAAAAATGGCAATCAAATATAAACAGAATAAGGATAAATTGGTGTATACTTCTTCAAACCCCTATAAACCGGGTGCGGCTGCGACATATAAAGAAcatctctttatttttaagtGCACACATAATTAGAAACCAATCCTAACAAATAAAGTATGAACTTCACATGATACCCAAATGTTACATTTGGCTTCTTTGTGGGGATCTCTAATCAACATAAAAACAAAGGAAAGACTtgttaataaaagaaaatgataatattaaaagaaaatgataatattaaaagaTATCACACTTTACTCACAGAAAAAAGAATCCAACAAATCATAAAGTCCATAATAGTGAAATAATTTAGAACTACCATCTGCCATAAGTCTCTTTGCATCCATTCATCGTCAAATTGAAGTACTTATTATCCTAGATCACACTTTTAACTAACAATGGTAGGCTGCAGCAAGTCAAACAaactaaaaattcattttataaaaaaaaaagacaaaactaAAAATCACCATCTGGTACAAATCTTCTTTGCAGCATTTCTTCATGAAACGAAATGCTTTATTCAAACGATGACAATTGAATCTTCATCATATTGAGGAGCATGAGCGTGAACACCGTCTATAATTGCAACAGCCACCGGTGGCGGCTCCGCCGTCTCCCTGGAAATAAGTCCAATTATCGATTAATTTCCGGCTGGAGGAAAGAACGATGttgatggtggtggtggtggtggtgtagAACATGGTGTTGATTTTGGAGAAGAGATAGATATGGTGATGTCGGTAAGGCTTTTCCTGGAGGAGCTTGCGTATTTGATGTTGCCGATGGGCTATGTCGTCGATAAAACTTCGATGAAGACAATGGTAAAGATGGAAAAAGAAGAGTTTGCTGGAGGAGATGATTTTTTCAGCGGCGGCGCGGTGGTGGCAGTGATATTTATTGTGATGGTGGTCTACTCTGTTGCTATTGGTAGTCATGGAAGGTGTAAGACAAGATAAGTACAACTGATGTAAGTAGATAGGGGTAAAATagtatgaaaaatattttgaggtaTAAACGAAAACTTTTGTAAGTCAATGAGAGATTAATgcacataattattttttgagtcACTAATGTATAACTTTACTATGTATGAGATATAgagtgtaatttcctctaatATATAAcccaaacaaacccaaataaaCCAAGAAACTCTTTTAGTTGggttataaaatttcaataaccCAATGgtttatgattaaaatgaatatagtggtttgggttggtttcacaTGATTGGTTTGGGTGGGTTATGTGAATTTTGTACACCCCTAATCGCAGTAACTaccattatgtattaaattcctaatcttaaaaggaattgtgcaacaactatcattatgtgttaaatttctAATTCTAATAGAAATTGCACAGATatatcactatatataaaagaatatgatgaatttcatttttattaaataatcatattacaatatttgtgttaaaattttgatatttttgatatttattagttatttacaatgaaaaataatataaatttatttcaatcatattatcatttttttaataacaataatatcaaaaattaaatctattgcttaattctaaatttttaacattttcaataaaagaaattaaaattgtataaaataattaaacaaaacaaataaaaaaaatacaagtctaataaaatttaaataataatatattattaaaaaaatatatgattataatattaaataacgggtcatatagatatcgttaatgtgcgtagcacgtggccaaaAGAACTGgtttatctaaataagagattgtatctcattagactaggttttctattttagggtttgtccctataaatagctagttTAGGTTTGTATTCTCCATtactcaaatcaatcaaaaaacaaaCTTCAAAACCTTGTGCTTTTCTATCCTCAACCTCTGCGGTtggttaacttaggagtagGAGTAGTTCAAACAATAATCTCGCATGGATTTTTTAACcttcatattaatgttttaatttagataaattaaaCCATGTTCAACTTTTTGCACCGAACCGGTTAAAACATCGAGCTGTAAAGTACCCatctataaatttaaagattcgaATTTAGAAATATTTCCACGCGAACAattacaaacaaacaaaaattaaaaataaataaacaacgATAACTCAATTAGAAAAGGTTCAAAGAGATGCTTTACCGCTCATATGTGAAATAAATGCTGCCTTTATTTCCTATAATAACTAGCAAAAATTTGAGTTAAGCTGATCCATTCCAAAGTTGAAATAACCATGATACACATTGAAAGGTTCATTATAAACAAatagaaaagtaaaaataaagagGTTACCTCTCAAATGGTTCATATTTCTACCGTTTAGATTACATGTCACTTAGTTGACAAACACCAAACATCATCTTGTAGGTCAAAATTGTGAAAAACAAAGGTCTAATAgcctaaaaaggctaaacgtgtaccaacaatttttattatattacaacttttaaaatgtttcgaaaatgTTCAAAACTGTgttatattgttttaaaaatgtcCAAAATCAAAAAACCATGTGTTGCATCTGATGTGGCTCTGCATGGCCTGCCACCTATTTGCCACACATTTTAAAGGTTGTGACATAATAGAAATTTTTACGAAATGTTTGGTCTTTTTGAGTTATTAGaccaaaaaaataatactccAGCAAcagttttgtaactttttatagagttattaaaccaaaaaaataatactccAGCAAcagttttgtaactttttatagttCGGTAACCGGTTTGTAAAAAAACTATACTTCGGTAactattttgtaacttttataattcgataaccattttgtaaaaacACTATAGTTCGATgacctaaaaaataattaaccccaAGTTTTGTCCTCTTAAAGCCTACATTAGACAATGAATCAAGAGCAGACATAGATGTTTTGGGTTACTTGTTGGATGATTTGGTTTGCAAGAAACCAAATGTGCTTTGAAGGAATGGACATACAGTACCGGTTGACAAAATTCTGCGGAGTAGTGATAATGTTCTGCAGGATTTTCATTTTGCTAATAGTGAAGCAGCTGTAAAGAATGTTTCTTTGGATGTTGCCTGGTCCAGACCTGGAACTGATTGGATTAAAATCTATACAGACGCGGGGAGAGCGTTTAGAGGAAAATGGGGTAAAGGTTTGGTGGCTCGGGATCATGATGGTGCTATTTTGGCTGCTGGTTGCTGAAACTGACATAACTATGGCTGAAGGGGAAGCTATTCTTTTTGGATTGAAGTCTGCTAAGGAGTACGGTTTCCAGAAGGTTATTATTGAAAGTGACAATAAGCAAATGATTTCAGCTTTGCAAAACAAGTCTGAGTTTTTAGCGGAGCTAGGGGATATCATTTCTGAAGTGGAGAGGCTGCGGCTTTCTTCGTAGAGATTAAGTGGAATCGGGTCTTGAGGTCTGCAAATAAGTTGGCTCATGGTGTAGCAGCAATGGCGGAGCAATTTGAAGCTCAAATGTGGATTGAAGAACTTCCAGTGGGTCTTGAAGAACAATATACATGATTAAGAGAAGatagttaaattttaatatcttCTCATGTAGATTATTCTTGAATTTTAAATCAGatttttaacttcttttgttaataaaagtagtttttatgttttaagtGATAATTcgctcaaaaaaaaattaaagtgatGAAAAGAGCTGATATTGATTTAGGATCGGCCAGATTGTGGTTTGAATTTGGAGACTACCAAACTGAAGAACAGAGGAGGCGGCATCATTTGGATTCTtgtttttgcaaatatttttagtaatttgcttataaatgcaaaagtttaagaaaaataaGCCCATATTCTTGAGATTACTTTTGCCAAATAAGATAGTTTTCAAAAAAGTCCCTGATTATATTCATTTGGATTAATATTAACATATTGATGATAAACCATTCGACAAAAACCAAACTTCTGTTTTCCAATTTTCGTTGATTCTTTTTCCTACATAAACAGACAGTTTTCTGGGTTTTGATCCCATAAGATCACCACAAAATAAATCTATCAACAGTGATTATGTCATTTCATTACTGTAACAAGCAAAGGAACGAGATCAAAAACAACATAAGTATCTTCAGTAGTGTCATACCAAAGTCGTTCTCAGGTTCCGATGAAAAAGATGTTTAATGGATACTGATGACTAATCATCTAGGCTTCAGATTTCGCTGCAAAGTAAAGAGCTTTGTTAGTAACTATCCGACGTACTTCAAAGTTCAAACAAAAATATCTGTAGAATAAGCAAATTTGTGTATGCCATTTAGTAAACAGCATAGCATGACGAAAAAATATCccaaattgcaaaaattgatagttcgtgctTTAAAATTGCCAAAGTTGAAAGTTCACGTTAAATGCTAAAGATTATGATCTATTTTGCAACAAACCCAATTTTATATGCCATTAAGTAATGAGCATAGAAGAACATACTTTTTGCCTGACACTAGGTACTTGCTGCTGCCGGTCTTGTGTTCTATCTGAATCCGCCATGACCTGTTCATCCTCATGCTTGTAAAATGCCTGCAACGCTCTCCCAGCAAACGCACGGATTATATTCACTTCCATTGCAGACATATTTTTCCACTGAAACATTAGATTTAAACGAATCACTGGCAATGAATTCGAAGGAAGGAATATATTGAACTACAGACGATccaacaaaatcaagcgttgtGAAGAGCATATCCGGCCCGGAATGTTTGATGATGATGCAGGATGGAAGTTAACATTCTATAAGCAAATTACAGAAAAAAGATTCAGCAAGATTGATGTGACTTTTGCATTATCTCAAAactcaaatatttttaacaGTATTGCACACTCCTTCACTTAGAGTTTAGTTTATGAAGCAAAGTGAAATATTGCACTCTTTTAGTAAGTAAAAAAAGtcactttgattttttttgtgaaaaagTAGGTTAGACAAGTACAGAAGTAGGACGCAACCTAATAGTAACTGATGTCAATAGGATAAAATCAAACCGTCACTGTTGATGCAGTAAACTTCTCTAAATTGGTCTCCACTTTATGGAACCTTACGTCTCTGATGTCCTCAGTAAGTGATCGCACCTGCAAATGAAGATTGTCGAAGAATTCCTGGCAATTGACACATGATATcagaaaaacaaaatgaaaagatTTCAACTCACTATGTATACATCAGAAATGTCATCACGTGCACTgccatacaaaaaaaaattgtattcatATTCATTGTTGTTTAGCAAAGAAATAAAGAGCTAAATACAAGAATAAGGTTCGGTATTTACTGGTCAAAAAGAAGCCTGGAGATTTCCACATAATGAAAGGGCAATGGCTGAAATGCATGAGAATCACGTTCGCTTTCCAAAACCTGTGTCAAATTTTCTGATCCACAAAGACGAAAATGACAAAAAAGACTATCAATAAGATTAAATTGCAATTGTTACAGTCCTAAAATCCCATTGTGGAAAGTAAACCAAGTCCAAGCAATATTCAACAAATTAATAGTAACTTCAAAGATACGACACAGCAGAATGAGAGCAGAATGGTCCAATTAACTAAGACAAACATCTGACCTAAGTATCTAACAGCAGCAGAATTCACAATCTTCAATATCATTTCAACAATTAGCtggaagaa includes:
- the LOC126660369 gene encoding DNA replication complex GINS protein PSF2 isoform X1, which translates into the protein MAGQSNSQLSLFSPEEVEFMAEDELVEIVPNLKMDSLNFISGDYGPFYPQIAAQVPLWLALALKKRGKCTIRPPQWMSIENLTQVLESERDSHAFQPLPFHYVEISRLLFDHARDDISDVYIVRSLTEDIRDVRFHKVETNLEKFTASTVTWKNMSAMEVNIIRAFAGRALQAFYKHEDEQVMADSDRTQDRQQQVPSVRQKRNLKPR
- the LOC126660369 gene encoding DNA replication complex GINS protein PSF2 isoform X2; amino-acid sequence: MAGQSNSQLSLFSPEEVEFMAEDELVEIVPNLKMDSLNFISGDYGPFYPQIAAQVPLWLALALKKRGKCTIRPPQWMSIENLTQVLESERDSHAFQPLPFHYVEISRLLFDHARDDISDVYIVRSLTEDIRDVRFHKVETNLEKFTASTVTNVNFHPASSSNIPGRICSSQRLILLDRL